One region of Triticum aestivum cultivar Chinese Spring chromosome 6B, IWGSC CS RefSeq v2.1, whole genome shotgun sequence genomic DNA includes:
- the LOC123136992 gene encoding 25S rRNA (cytosine-C(5))-methyltransferase NSUN5: MPPPPKNRSHAPAKAGQSRPPPRQPGRRMASRDAGERAAFFARREAATVLRRVLRGDASKRSGGSIKSLVFSPSVRNKRATFALVCQTLKYLPILKEVLASSGVFSSKWKKQEELVYVTAYDILFGQEIAVSGSVEEYIMLHKDTFRTALQKICVKRKVSNVEDLLSEKTTVKPKPRFVRVNTLKTTTGSVIEVLSKMHKVDKDDMVPDMLVLPPGTDMHKHPLVTDGKVFLQGKASCMVAAAVSPKPGWKVIDACAAPGNKTVHLAALMNGEGSIIACELNKERAKTLQHTVRRSGANNIETVIGDFLNIDSNDPSYAEVRAILLDPSCSGSGISTERLDHLLPSHSIDDQDDAGSSARIRKLSAFQRKALSHALSFPSVERLVYSTCSIHQAENEDVVSSVLPLASSLGFELATPFPQWRRRGLPVFYGAEHLLRTDPEDDLEGFFIALFVRKAAAADALEPSEDGGALGRKRKRACTTRSGGLRAFSSLRLSRMDVLCSIWGI; this comes from the exons ATGCCGCCGCCGCCTAAGAATCGCAGCCACGCTCCCGCGAAGGCCGGGCAGAGCCGGCCGCCGCCACGCCAGCCGGGGCGGCGGATGGCGAGCCGCGACGCTGGGGAGCGAGCGGCCTTCTTCGCGCGGCGCGAGGCGGCCACGGTGCTCCGGCGCGTGCTACGCGGGGACGCCTCCAAGCGCTCCGGGGGATCCATCAAGTCCCTCGTCTTCTCACCCTCCGTACGCAACAAGCGCGCCACCTTCGCCCTCGTCTGTCAGACCCTCAAGT ATCTTCCAATTCTTAAGGAGGTTTTAGCATCAAGTGGAGTATTCAGCAGCAAATGGAAG AAACAAGAGGAATTAGTTTATGTGACGGCCTACGACATCCTCTTCGGTCAG GAAATTGCAGTTTCTGGATCTGTCGAGGAGTATATTATGCTACATAAAGATACTTTTAGGACTGCTCTTCAGAAAATATGTGTTAAAAGGAAAGTCAGTAATGTTGAGGATTTGTTAAGCGAGAAAACTACAG TCAAACCGAAGCCCAGGTTTGTTCGTGTAAACACACTCAAGACCACAACAGGATCGGTTATTGAAGTACTAAGTAAAATGCACAAG GTTGATAAAGATGATATGGTTCCAGACATGTTGGTGCTCCCTCCTGGAACTGATATGCATAAACATCCATTGGTCACAGATGGAAAGGTGTTTTTGCAG GGAAAAGCAAGTTGTATGGTGGCAGCTGCAGTGAGCCCTAAGCCGGGTTGGAAG GTTATTGATGCATGTGCGGCTCCAGGGAACAAAACAGTCCATCTTGCTGCACTCATGAATGGAGAAGGGAGTATTATTGCTTGTGAACTTAACAAAGAGAGGGCCAAGACATTGCAACATACTGTCAGAAGATCTGGAGCAAACA ATATTGAAACAGTTATTGGTGACTTTTTGAATATAGATAGCAATGATCCGTCATATGCAGAG GTTCGTGCTATTCTGTTAGACCCCTCTTGCTCTGGATCTGGAATCTCTACCGAGAGACTCGACCACTTGCTTCCTTCACATTCTATAG ATGATCAGGATGATGCAGGTTCAAGCGCAAGGATCCGGAAACTGTCCGCCTTTCAGCGGAAAGCTCTCTCACATGCTCTATCAT TTCCCTCCGTAGAGAGATTGGTCTACAGCACCTGTTCAATACACCAGGCAGAGAATGAGGATGTCGTCAGCTCTGTGCTACCTTTAGCCTCATCACTCGGTTTCGAGCTCGCTACCCCATTCCCTCAATGGAGGCGCCGTGGCCTTCCGGTCTTCTACGGAG CCGAGCATTTGCTTCGGACAGACCCCGAGGATGACCTGGAGGGATTCTTCATAGCGCTGTTTGTGAGGAAAGCAGCCGCCGCTGATGCTTTGGAGCCTAGCGAAGACGGTGGCGCGTTGGGAAGGAAAAGGAAACGAGCTTGCACAACGCGAAGCGGAGGTCTCAGGGCGTTCAGCTCCTTGAGATTGTCCAGGATGGACGTGCTCTGCTCCATCTGGGGTATATAG